The Apium graveolens cultivar Ventura chromosome 6, ASM990537v1, whole genome shotgun sequence genome contains a region encoding:
- the LOC141663563 gene encoding ASI1-immunoprecipitated protein 1-like, producing the protein MEQSAEAEYAAFEEKVKRTVYLDNLKPQVTDAVIRNALDQFGKVVNVHFVPNFTGLKNIPSAALVEMEDAKQASQIIAVISNSPFMICGMPRPVRATAAEIEMFHERPRKPGGKIPCRWLDEKDPDFEVAQKMKKIVLKHASEASFLHQKQLLEEEKIHKRQAETLKANYKKYEQLQRVLSDGTAQKLGSCYDMNMRN; encoded by the exons ATGGAGCAATCTGCTGAAGCTGAGTATGCTGCTTTCGAAGAGAAGGTGAAAAGAACCGTTTATCTCGACAACTTAAAACCTCAAGTCACTGATGCAGTTATAAGAAATGCTCTTGATCAGTTTGGTAAAGTGGTTAACGTCCACTTTGTTCCCAACTTCACGGGCCTTAAGAATATCCCATCTGCTGCTTTAGTAGAGATGGAAGATGCAAAGCAGGCCAGTCAGATTATAGCAGTAATTTCTAATTCTCCGTTTATGATTTGTGGGATGCCAAGGCCTGTAAGGGCAACTGCTGCTGAGATAGAGATGTTTCATGAGCGCCCAAGGAAACCAGGTGGGAAGATACCGTGTCGCTGGTTGGATGAAAAGGATCCTGATTTTGAGGTGGCGCAGAAGATGAAGAAAATTGTTCTAAAACATGCTTCTGAGGCTTCATTCCTACACCAG AAACAACTTTTGGAAGAAGAAAAGATTCATAAGAGGCAAGCAGAGACCCTAAAAGCAAACTATAAGAAGTATGAGCAGTTACAAAGAGTTTTATCAGATGGGACTGCTCAAAAGTTGGGAAGCTGCTACGACATGAATATGCGAAATTAG
- the LOC141663793 gene encoding riboflavin biosynthesis protein PYRD, chloroplastic, with product MYVRTISSPNYKFNPINVSPLAHFLNTKSSKLVYNSPIYKSGFCNSVKRVSEKPMFLKNNGGLIGIRCDGSFGKDEKDSENSFYMRRALELAKKATGHTSPNPLVGCVIVNDGKIVGEGFHPKAGQPHAEVFALRDAGNLAENGTAYVTLEPCNHYGRTPPCSEALIKAKVKNVVVGMVDPNPIVASKGVDKLRATGIIVTVGVEEDMCKKLNEGYIHQMLTGKPLVTLRYTLSVNGCLTDQLGEEVVAPGGYYSKILQEYDAVILSSTLLAKTSSLPLSNEPGANQPLKIVIAKSSSSQFQIPIATNESTSKVIVFTDKEMDLGSQTAQQGIETVVLEKISLLAILEYCKGLGLCSVLLDLRGDILELEETLREGFEQSLIQKVAVEVLPEWDISKEEVLPVTLKNLGKGLKLKNLTSQISGNIVLLEGYF from the exons ATGTATGTTCGGACAATTTCATCCCCAAACTATAAGTTTAACCCTATAAATGTTTCACCTTTAGCTCATTTCCTAAACACCAAAAGTTCAAAACTTGTGTACAATAGTCCAATTTACAAATCTGGGTTTTGCAATTCAGTGAAAAGGGTATCTGAAAAACCAATGTTCTTGAAAAACAATGGTGGTTTGATTGGGATTAGATGTGATGGGTCATTTGGGAAAGATGAGAAAGATAGTGAGAATAGTTTTTATATGAGAAGAGCTTTGGAGCTTGCTAAGAAAGCTACTGGGCATACTAGTCCTAATCCATTGGTTGGTTGTGTAATTGTGAATGATGGGAAGATTGTTGGTGAAGGGTTTCATCCTAAAGCTGGCCAACCTCATGCTGAG GTCTTTGCTCTAAGAGATGCCGGAAATTTGGCAGAAAATGGGACTGCTTATGTGACTTTGGAACCATGTAACCATTATGGGAGAACACCGCCATGTAGCGAAGCACTTATCAAAGCGAAGGTGAAAAATGTCGTGGTTGGGATGGTGGATCCAAACCCCATTGTAGCGTCCAAGGGGGTGGATAAACTAAGAGCTACAGGAATTATTGTTACTGTAGGTGTTGAAGAAGACATGTGCAAGAAGCTTAATGAAGGTTATATTCATCAAATGCTGACAGGCAAGCCCTTGGTTACACTAAG ATACACACTCTCAGTTAATGGCTGTCTGACAGATCAACTTGGGGAGGAAGTAGTGGCACCAGGTGGATACTACTCAAAAATTTTGCAAGAATATGATGCAGTTATACTATCTTCTACACTGTTGGCAAAGACATCTTCACTTCCTTTGTCTAATGAACCTGGAGCCAATCAACCTCTTAAAATTGTAATAGCAAAATCTTCCAGTTCCCAGTTTCAAATCCCCATTGCCACAAATGAATCAACTTCCAAAGTAATAGTATTTACTGACAAAGAGATGGACTTGGGATCTCAAACAGCTCAACAAGGTATTGAAACTGTTGTTTTAGAAAAGATAAGCCTACTTGCCATCCTTGAGTACTGCAAAGGTCTAGGACTGTGCAGCGTTTTACTGGATTTGAGAGGTGATATTCTTGAGCTTGAAGAAACACTGAGAGAGGGTTTTGAGCAAAGTTTGATACAGAAGGTTGCGGTGGAAGTTTTGCCAGAATGGGATATAAGCAAAGAAGAAGTTTTGCCAGTGACACTAAAGAATTTGGGGAAAGGACTAAAGCTGAAAAATTTAACGTCACAAATCTCTGGAAATATTGTATTGCTAGAGGGATACTTTTGA
- the LOC141665302 gene encoding serine/threonine-protein kinase VIK-like, protein MDKNKKGWYVLRLNREDVDVNSQGCVVNKEVLSTINCNDCDKVIKQLPTNYAMHGITVSVWYAFDNSMQQIALQRVDSERPYRLLYCSGKGDKAGVIQELDNGVEANLADYDKRTALHLAACEGCTEIVVLLLQKGADVNSTDRWGRTPLSDARSVNHVDICKILEEHGGIDPVGLDSTNPCYEIDNSEVDMNEAVLIGEGAYGEVYVVKWRGTEVAAKTIRSSIASNQMVRKTFLKELALWQKLRHPNIVQFLGVLKDSERLVFLTEYLRNGTLYDILKKKGRLDQPTAVAYALDIARGMNYLHEHKPHAIIHRDLTPRNVLQDEAGHLKVTDFGLSKNAHEKDAHGYKMTGGTGTYRYMAPEVYRRESYGKSVDVFSFALIVHEMFQGGPANREQAAEHVADKRAYEDSRPYLSSYVYPEEIKRLLQGCWHKNPDCRPTFGDIILKLESILEDLQGGKGSECCCDCIIL, encoded by the exons ATGGATAAGAATAAAAAAGGGTGGTATGTACTCCGCCTGAACAGAGAAGATGTTGATGTAAACAGCCAAGGCTGTGTTGTTAACAAAGAGGTTCTTTCCACTATTAATTGTAATGACTGTGACAAAGTAATAAAACAATTACCTACTAATTACGCAATGCATGGCATCACAGTTTCT GTCTGGTATGCATTTGATAATTCTATG CAGCAGATAGCTTTACAAAGGGTGGACTCTGAACGTCCATATCGCCTTCTTTACTGCTCAGGCAAGGGTGACAAAGCAGGAGTTATACAGGAGTTAGATAACGGTGTAGAAGCTAATCTGGCGGACTATGATAAAAGAACAGCACTTCATTTAGCAGCATGTGAAGGTTGCACTGAGATTGTTGTTCTACTGCTACAAAAAGGTGCTGATGTTAACTCAACTGATCGTTGGGGTCGAACT CCACTTTCAGATGCCCGTAGCGTAAATCATGTGGATATTTGCAAAATTTTGGAAGAACATGGTGGTATTGATCCG GTAGGACTTGACTCTACTAATCCATGTTATGAGATTGATAACTCTGAAGTGGACATGAATGAAGCAGTTCTTATTGGAGAG GGTGCTTACGGTGAAGTTTATGTGGTCAAGTGGCGTGGTACAGAAGTTGCTGCGAAAACCATTAGATCCTCGATTGCATCCAATCAAATGGTGCG GAAGACCTTTCTAAAAGAACTGGCATTGTGGCAGAAGTTACGCCATCCTAATATAGTGCAGTTCCTTGGCGTTTTAAAGGACTCTGAGCGCTTGGTCTTTCTTACTGAGTATCTCCGGAAT GGTACTTTGTATGACATCCTTAAAAAGAAAGGAAGGCTTGATCAACCAACAGCTGTTGCCTATGCTTTGGACATTGCAAG AGGCATGAACTATCTACATGAACATAAACCACATGCCATAATTCACCGGGATCTGACTCCAAG GAATGTATTGCAAGACGAAGCAGGACACCTGAAAGTCACAGATTTTGGATTAAGCAAAAACGCACATGAAAAAGATGCCCATGGTTATAAAATGACCGGAGGAACAGGAACAT ATCGTTATATGGCGCCTGAGGTTTATCGTCGAGAGTCATATGGAAAGAGTGTTGATGTATTCTCATTTGCTCTTATAGTACACGAG ATGTTTCAAGGGGGACCTGCAAATAGGGAACAAGCTGCAGAGCACGTTGCAGATAAACGAGCTTATGAAGATTCACGGCCATATCTTTCCTCATATGTATACCCTGAGGAAATCAAACG GCTTCTTCAAGGGTGCTGGCACAAGAATCCCGATTGTCGTCCTACATTTGGAGACATAATATTGAAGCTGGAGTCGATTCTAGAGGATCTACAAGGTGGCAAGGGATCAGAGTGTTGCTGTGATTGTATTATCTTATAA